Proteins encoded by one window of Lathyrus oleraceus cultivar Zhongwan6 chromosome 1, CAAS_Psat_ZW6_1.0, whole genome shotgun sequence:
- the LOC127130535 gene encoding cytochrome c6, chloroplastic gives MPLQQRKNQLKPIPTKTNQVKFFTTLAPPLAAAFLLFSPICVTPVSSAQTLDILRGASLFRQTCIGCHDAGGNIIQPGSTLYTKDLQRNGVDTEEEIYRITYYGKGRMPGFGKECMPRGQCTFGARLEDEDIKIFAEFVKLQADKGWPSVETEEK, from the exons ATGCCCCTCCAACAGAGGAAGAACCAGTTGAAGCCCATTCCTACAAAGACAAACCAAGTCAAGTTTTTCACCACCCTGGCTCCTCCTCTTGCTGCTGCATTCCTGCTTTTTTCTCCAATTTGCGTCACTCCAG TTTCAAGTGCCCAAACCCTAGATATCCTAAGAGGAGCCTCATTGTTCCGTCAAACATGTATTGGATGTCACGATGCAGGTGGAAACATTATACAACCA GGATCAACTCTATACACAAAGGATTTACAAAG AAATGGAGTTGATACAGAAGAAGAAATCTACCGCATCACATACTATGGCAAAGGAAGAATGCCG GGATTTGGTAAAGAATGCATGCCTCGAGGGCAGTGTACATTTGgagctcgtttggaagatgaaGATATCAAGATATTTGCTGAGTTTGTCAAATTGCAAGCTGATAAAGGGTGG
- the LOC127103386 gene encoding glyceraldehyde-3-phosphate dehydrogenase GAPCP1, chloroplastic: MTQSVPEASETISSSSFEVLLFKVELLLSKEKTFSFREEIYFSRSLGAAQNIIPSSTGAAKAVGKVLPELNGKLTGMAFRVPTPNVSVVDLTCRLQKNASYEDVKAAIKHASEGQLKGILGYTDEDVVSNDFVGDSRSSIFDAKAGIGLSKSFVKLVSWYDNEWGYRYVSM; this comes from the exons ATGACGcaatcagtaccagaagcttctgaGACTATTTCTTCCTCTAGTTTTGAAGTTTTACTTTTCAAAGtagagttgttactttctaaagaaaaaACTTTTTCATTTAGAGAAGAAATATATTTCTCAAGATCACT AGGTGCAGCTCAAAATATAATTCCAAGTTCTACCGGTGCTGCAAAG GCTGTTGGAAAAGTTCTTCCCGAGCTAAATGGAAAACTCACTGGAATGGCCTTTCGTGTTCCTACTCCTAATGTTTCTGTTGTGGATTTAACCTGTCGGCTTCAAAAGAATGCCTCCTATGAAGATGTTAAAGCAGCAATAAA GCACGCTTCAGAGGGACAATTGAAGGGAATTCTTGGATACACAGATGAGGATGTTGTCTCTAATGACTTTGTTGGTGATTCAAG GTCGAGTATCTTTGATGCTAAGGCTGGGATTGGGCTTAGTAAGTCCTTTGTGAAGCTGGTCTCGTGGTATGACAATGAGTGGGGTTATAGGTATGTGTCTATGTAA